The proteins below come from a single Oxyura jamaicensis isolate SHBP4307 breed ruddy duck chromosome 1, BPBGC_Ojam_1.0, whole genome shotgun sequence genomic window:
- the LOC118160882 gene encoding programmed cell death 1 ligand 1-like, which produces MKWETLWTVACLLFASLPRGQPDTMCHAFVGESVILPCATTSPSELDVSNLMLYWQIESNIVHFFHNGEDKPEFQNTYYSGRTSLFLDQVKHGNFSLKLSNVKLEDTAVYSCISKQSGNHPTPTQKSKIRLNVSAQSSTGEEHTASGKATVLNMLSV; this is translated from the exons atgaaatg GGAGACTCTCTGGACAGTTGCCTGCTTGCTGTTTGCGTCTCTACCCAGAG GTCAACCAGACACAATGTGCCATGCATTTGTTGGAGAAAGTGTCATTTTGCCTTGTGCCACCACCTCTCCCAGTGAACTGGATGTTTCCAATTTGATGCTCTACTGGCAGATAGAGTCTAACATAGTGCATTTTTTCCACAATGGGGAAGATAAGCCAGAGTTCCAGAATACATATTACAGTGGCAGAACCAGTCTGTTTTTGGACCAGGTGAAGCACGGCAACTTTTCCCTTAAGCTCTCCAATGTCAAGCTAGAGGACACGGCTGTATACTCTTGCATCTCTAAGCAGTCTGGGAATCACCCCACCCCAACACAGAAATCTAAAATTAGGCTCAATGTATCAG ctcaATCTAGCACTGGGGAGGAACATACCGCTTCTGGTAAGGCAACAGTCCTCAACATGCTAAGTGTCTGA
- the GATD3A gene encoding glutamine amidotransferase-like class 1 domain-containing protein 3A, mitochondrial: MLAACGPPFRAALRRAAPPGLASFHSSARRPRGARVAVVLSGCGVYDGTEIHEASAILVHLSRGGAEVQMYAPDVPQMHVVDHSKGQPAEAESRNVLVESARIARGKITSLAKLTTADHDAVIFPGGFGAAKNLSTFAVDGKDCKVNREVERVLKDFHKAGKPIGLCCISPVLAAKVLSGTEVTVGHEEEEGGKWPYAGTAGAIKELGGKHCVKEVTEAHVDTENKVVTTPAFMCETELHNIFDGIGAMVKNVLKLTGK, encoded by the exons ATGTTGGCCGCCTGCGGGCCGCCATTCCGCGCCGCGCTGCGCCGGGCGGCGCCCCCCGGCCTCGCCTCCTTCCACAGCTCCgcccggcggccccgcggcgcccGCGTCGCCGTG GTCCTGTCTGGTTGTGGTGTCTACGATGGCACAGAAATCCATGAGGCCTCAGC CATACTGGTACACCTTAGTCGTGGGGGGGCTGAGGTTCAGATGTATGCTCCAGATGTTCCTCAAATGCATGTTGTTGACCACAGTAAAGGGCAACCAGCTGAAGCTGAGTCAAG GAATGTTTTAGTGGAATCTGCAAGGATTGCTCGTGGTAAAATCACAAGCCTGGCTAAACTTACTACAGCAGACCATGATGCTGTGATATTCCCTGGTGGATTTGGAGCTGCTAAGAACTT ATCTACCTTTGCCGTTGATGGGAAAGATTGCAAGGTGAATAGAGAAGTTGAACGTGTCTTGAAAGACTTCCACAAAGCAGGCAAACCTATTGG TCTTTGCTGCATTTCACCAGTCTTGGCAGCAAAGGTTCTTTCTGGCACTGAAGTAACCGTGGGccatgaagaagaggaaggtggCAAGTGGCCTTACGCTGGAACTGCGGGAGCCATTAAAGAGCTGGGAGGAAAGCACTGCGTGAAAGAAGTGACT GAAGCTCATGTGGATACAGAAAACAAGGTGGTGACCACCCCAGCATTTATGTGTGAAACAGAATTACATAATATCTTCGACGGCATTGGGGCCATGGTAAAGAATGTGTTAAAATTAACTGGCAAATAG